The genomic stretch CCTGACCGGCCTTCTTGCCGCTCTTGTCGGCCGTACACTGCTGCGCGGCCTTCAGGAACTCCGCGCGGGTGGTGGGCACCTTGGTGATGCCCATCTTGTTCATGAGGTCCTTGTTGTAGAACATCACGTACGCGACCGAGGAGATGGGCACCCCATAGGACTTGCCCTCGTAGTCGGCCGTCTTGAACAGGGGGCCGTAGAAGCGCGCCTTGTTGATCGCCGCCGCCTTCAGCTCCGCGTCGGTCAGGGGGGACACGGCGCCGCGCGCGATGAACTGGGTGATCTGGTCCTCGTTGATCACGACCACGTCGGGCGCGCGGCCCGAGGCGACCAGCGAGGGGAGCTGCTGCCAGGTTGTGCCCCAGGGCTGGGCCTGGGCGCGCACCTGGATGTTGGGGTGCGCCGAGTTGAACTGCGCGATCAGGCGCTCCATCACCGGGCGGTCGGCGCCGGTGAAGCCGTGCAGGAAGGTGAGCTGCACCTTGGGGCCGGAGTAGGTCTGGGCCCCGGCCCCGCCGAGAACGAGCAGGGCCAGCAGCGAGGTGCGGCGAAGGGAGTGGGTCATAACAGGAAATCCTCCGGGGAATGGGCCCCGCGCGGGGGCGGCGAAACGCCAGACCGGGACATCCGGCGGGCAGCGAACGGTCAGGAGGTATAGATGAGTGTTCGTCTGGCAGACTACACCTCGCCCCGAATGGCGTCAAACCCCACTGACACGCTCCCGCCCGCGCCGGGAGAGCATGAACGGCCCCTCTAGGCAGAGCTAATCCTGGCAGGACCGTGATGAGGCACCCAGTGCGCCGCCGCGGGCCTTGGCGCCCCTCTCCGGGGAGGCCGACAGCCGGGGCCGCCGGGAACAGGCTCCCTGGCGGCCCCGCTGGCCCGTGTCAGTAGGGCTGAGCTTCCCGGCTGCGCTCCCCGGCCTGCTGCACCGCCTCGCGCTCGCGCTCCTCGCGGCCCCGGCGGACCTGCTCCAACCCCTCGGCGACCCGGCGGCCATAGTCCTCGTCGCATTGAGTAAACAGCTCGACCATGCGCGCCTGCACCTCAGGGGTGGCCGCCGAGATGTTCTCCACGAGGTTCTGAATCAGGTCGTCGCGCTCCCAGTCCTCGAAGGCGCGGTACTGTTCGCCCGCCTGCTTGAAGTTGTTCGTGCGCTCGATGGGGGCGCGCTGGAGGTGCCCCTCCACCCAGGGGGTGTACTCGATCACGTCGCGCGGGGCCTCGACGAGGCCGTTCATGCTGGAGGGCTCGTAGTTCACGTGCGGGTTCTGCCCCGGCGCGGTGTCCACCCGGTAGGTCATCTGCCCGTCGCGCTGGTTGGTCGCCACGTGCTTTTTCGGCGCGTTGATCGGGAGCTGGAGGTAGTTCGGCCCCACCCGGTACCGCTGCGTGTCCGAGTACGAGAAGGTCCGGCCCACCAGCATCTTGTCGTCACTGAAGTCCAGCCCGTCTACGAGCACGCCCGTCCCGAAGGCCGCCTGCTCGACCTCCGCGAAGTAGTTCTCGGGGTTGCGGTCCAGCGTCATCCTGCCCACCGGCAGCCAGGGGAACTGGTCGCGCGGCCAGATCTTGGTGTCGTCGAGGGGATCGAAGTCCAGCTCCGGGTGGTCGCCGTCGGGCATGATCTGCACGAACAGCTCCCACTGGGGGAAGTCGCCGCGCTCGATGGCCTCGTACAGGTCCTGGGTGGCGTGGTTGATGTTCTTCGCCTGAATGGCTTCGGCCTCGCGCTGGGTGAGGTTCCTGATGCCCTGAAGCGGCTCCCAGTGGTACTTGACCAGCACCGCCTCGCCCCGGTCGTTCACCCACTTGTAGGTGTTCACGCCCGAGCCCTGCATCTGGCGGTAGTTCGCCGGAATGCCCCAGGGCGAGAACAGCAGCGTGAGCATGTGCACCGCTTCGGGCGTATTGCTCATGAAGTCGAAGATGCGCCCGCCGTCCTGCCGGTTGGTCACCGGGTCGGGCTTGAGCGCGTGGATCACGTCCGGGAACTTGATCGCGTCGCGGATAAAAAAGACCTTGAGGTTGTTCCCCACGAGGTCCCAGTTGCCGTCTTCCGTGTAGAACTTCACCGCGAAGCCGCGCGGGTCGCGCATCGTCTCCGGCGAGTGGCTGGAGTGGATCACCGTGGAGAAACGCACGAAGACGGGGGTGCGCTTGCCGGGCTCCTGAAAGAGCTTGGCCCGCGTGTATTTGCTGGCGGGCTCGTCGCCGACCTTGCCGTAGGCCTCGAAATAGCCGTGCGCCCCGGCGCCGCGGGCGTGGACCACCCGCTCGGGGATGCGCTCGCGGTCGAAGTGGCTGATCTTTTCCAGGAAGTGGTAGTTCTCCAGGGTGGCCGGGCCGCGGGAACCCACCGTGCGCTGCTGCTGGTTATTGCGAACCGGGTGCCCCTGGCGGGTGGTCAGGGTGCGGCCCTGCTCGCCCTGGCCCATGCGGGAATCCTGGGTGCCGCCCACGCCCTCGGCGGCGGTGTTGTGGTCGGGAAGCGGGTGGTCGCTCATAGCGTCTCCTGGGTGGGACCGGCCACGGGGGCGGGGAGAAACGGTGGGGCCGGGACTCTGGCCCGCTGAAGGCTTCCCGGTCCCGTTGGGCGCCAAAATCATAATGACGCGGCCCCGTCCTGTCCACCGGGCGGCTTCCTGTCTAAAGGGAAAGCGAAGCCGCGGCGCGCCTCACTGCGCCGCCCAGTTCGTGCGGACCCAGGCGCGGAAGCTGGGGTACTGCCCGCCCAGCAGGCGGCGCAGGGCCGCGTCCTGGTCCCGCAGGAAGGCAGTCATGCGGGCGCCCAGGGCCCCCGGATCGGAGGACGCCCCCGCCGCCGCGTTCGCCCGCACGAAGGCCGCGTCCCGGGCCACCAGCCGGTCGAAGGCGGCGCGCTGCGAGGGGGTCAGGTCCAGCCAGCGGTCCAGGCCGTAGGCGGCGCGCTCGCCCCCCCGCAGGAAGCTCAGCACGGGCTTCAGGCCCCACACGTCGGGAACGAGCGTGAGCAGGCGCGGAATGCGCTCGTCGCGGTACAGCCGTACCGTCAGGGACCAGTCGGGCCCCGCGCCGCTGTCCTCCACGACCTGCACCGTGTAGACCGCCCCGCCGCGCAGCAGATGCACCACGAACGGGCTGACGTTCTCCTCCCGCGCCCGGCGCACCTCGTCCGGGGAGGCGCGGCTCGCCCGCCGCACGTCGCGCTCCGTCACCGGCACCCCGGCTGCGGCGGAGAGGAATTGCGCGATCACCGGGAATTTCGCCCCGCCGCCCCCCTCCGGGCGGTGCAGGACGTAGGTGGCGCCGGGCACCCCGCTCCCGT from Deinococcus aerius encodes the following:
- a CDS encoding catalase, yielding MSDHPLPDHNTAAEGVGGTQDSRMGQGEQGRTLTTRQGHPVRNNQQQRTVGSRGPATLENYHFLEKISHFDRERIPERVVHARGAGAHGYFEAYGKVGDEPASKYTRAKLFQEPGKRTPVFVRFSTVIHSSHSPETMRDPRGFAVKFYTEDGNWDLVGNNLKVFFIRDAIKFPDVIHALKPDPVTNRQDGGRIFDFMSNTPEAVHMLTLLFSPWGIPANYRQMQGSGVNTYKWVNDRGEAVLVKYHWEPLQGIRNLTQREAEAIQAKNINHATQDLYEAIERGDFPQWELFVQIMPDGDHPELDFDPLDDTKIWPRDQFPWLPVGRMTLDRNPENYFAEVEQAAFGTGVLVDGLDFSDDKMLVGRTFSYSDTQRYRVGPNYLQLPINAPKKHVATNQRDGQMTYRVDTAPGQNPHVNYEPSSMNGLVEAPRDVIEYTPWVEGHLQRAPIERTNNFKQAGEQYRAFEDWERDDLIQNLVENISAATPEVQARMVELFTQCDEDYGRRVAEGLEQVRRGREEREREAVQQAGERSREAQPY